A stretch of the Lolium perenne isolate Kyuss_39 chromosome 3, Kyuss_2.0, whole genome shotgun sequence genome encodes the following:
- the LOC127343515 gene encoding farnesyl pyrophosphate synthase: MAAAATATVALSNGSSGDSKAEFAEIYTKLKQEMLEDPAFEFTDESLQWIDRMLDYNVLGGKCNRGLSVIDSYKILKGVDVLSKEETFLACTLGWCIEWLQAYFLVLDDIMDNSQTRRGQPCWFRVPQVGLIAVNDGIILRSHISRILQRHYKGKPYYVDLIDLFNEVEFKSASGQLLDLITTHEGEKDLTKYNLNVHRRIVQYKTSYYSFYLPVACALLLSGENLDNFGDVKNILVEMGTYFQVQDDYLDCFGDPEIIGKIGTDIEDNKCSWLVVQALEHANESQKRILVENYGKSDPESVANVKGLYKELNLEAVFHKYEKESYNKLIADIEAQPSKAVQKVLRSFLDKIYKREM; the protein is encoded by the exons atggcggcggcggccACGGCGACGGTGGCGTTGTCGAACGGATCCAGTGGCGACTCCAAGGCCGAGTTCGCGGAGATATACACCAAGCTCAAGCAGGAGATGCTCGAGGACCCCGCCTTCGAGTTCACCGATGAGTCGCTCCAGTGGATCGACCGC ATGTTGGATTACAATGTGCTCGGAGGAAAGTGCAACCGTGGGCTCTCTGTCATCGATAGCTACAAAATATTGAAAGGTGTAGATGTTTTGAGCAAGGAGGAGACATTTCTTGCCTGCACCCTTGGTTGGTGCATTGAATGG CTTCAAGCTTATTTTCTTGTGCTCGATGATATCATGGACAACTCCCAGACGCGACGTGGTCAGCCTTGCTGGTTTAGGGTGCCTCAG GTTGGCCTCATTGCAGTAAATGATGGGATTATCCTTCGCAGCCATATTTCACGGATCCTTCAACGCCACTATAAAGGAAAACCTTATTATGTTGATCTCATTGATTTGTTCAATGAG GTTGAGTTCAAGTCAGCTTCAGGGCAGTTGTTGGATCTTATCACCACTCACGAGGGAGAAAAAGATCTCACGAAATATAACTTGAATGT TCACCGGCGCATTGTGCAATACAAGACATCATACTATTCGTTTTACCTTCCG GTTGCATGTGCATTGCTGCTGTCGGGTGAGAATTTGGATAACTTTGGAGATGTAAAGAACATTCTTGTTGAAATGGGAACATACTTTCAAGTCCAG GATGATTATCTAGATTGTTTTGGAGATCCTGAAATCATTGGCAAG ATCGGAACTGACATTGAAGACAACAAGTGCTCCTGGTTGGTTGTGCAAGCTCTTGAGCATGCTAACGAGAGCCAAAAGCGCATTCTAGTT GAAAATTATGGGAAGTCAGATCCTGAGTCTGTTGCAAATGTGAAGGGTTTGTACAAAGAGCTAAATCTGGAG GCAGTGTTTCACAAATATGAGAAGGAGAGCTACAATAAGCTGATAGCCGACATCGAGGCCCAGCCAAGCAAAGCAGTTCAGAAAGTCCTGAGGTCCTTCCTGGATAAGATCTACAAGAGGGAGATGTAG